Part of the Bos taurus isolate L1 Dominette 01449 registration number 42190680 breed Hereford chromosome 1, ARS-UCD2.0, whole genome shotgun sequence genome is shown below.
agCACACAGAGTTATGaagaattatttttgaaattaaaggCCAAAAATGTAGTCTGTGTCATTCTTTGTATGATTTTAtggaaaagaaacttttttttaagagatgaTGCTCTCTACCATAAACTTTGATTAGTAGCACTTTTAGTAATCTATATATGTTATTAATACGACAGTGTTCGTAAATTTTGATGTGGATATGAATTGTTACACCAAAGTAGTCCTAGTAGAGGAACCTCTAAAAGAAGTTCAGTTCCTTGAAAGTCCAGTAGATTTCCAATAATGTTAATTACTTGGGAAGCCTATTTGTAGTTAATATCTGGAGCAGGATGATGAAATGAGAATTTATGTATTATAATCATAGAGCACAGGACTTGGGGTATTaactttattatataaaattgcTTGGTTCACATAAGATAAGAAATTGAATCCTTACAAAACAGTTCAACTAATGAATAGTCCAGAGCCTCTCAAACTCTTAGTTACAAGTGTGCCCAAAATGGATCTTTTCCTCAGTACTTGGGGCAGCCGGGAGGAacctgggcgtgacaggagtcCCTCAGCTCATCACCTCTGCCTCTTTATCCATCCAGTGTGTTTTCTGTTTATGTCATTATGTGACAAAGTTGGGAAATGCTGGGAAGACTTTGTATTTTAATTCTTTCTAGTTTCTGTTTATTATTAGTTGATTATaaactatttctgttttttattagtTGATCACTATTCACCAAAACTTTATATGTACTCTCTTGATTATTATCTTAAAAGATATCCCATGTAGCAACATTATCAGTGTCtactttaaaagatataaaataacaGTTGTAGTTTCTTCTAAAGTTCTAATCCAAGGTAActtaaaaacagttttgaaaaacatttaGACCATCATGTATTCTGTAATACAGTTGGGTCACTGCCGATTCCCATGATAAATGTGTTTAAACAGAAGCTTTCTCATTCATCACTAACCTCAGCTTTCATCCAAATTTATTTAATGATGATGCAAGCCCACAGCGTTGGTGTTGCAGTTCATCACCATGGAAGTGTTTCTGTCAACAAATCCTTGCTTTGCTATCATGAAATTGATTTTGCAGGAAAAGGAGGATAATTGTGAAAGATGGCTTTTACTTCTAAAGATGCTCACAGTTTTCCTGGGTGTCTAAATGAATTGTGTTTAAAATCAATAACTGGCAATAAAATTGACCACACTAAATTAACAGTTATGAGGTTGGAAAAGGGAAAATGGCAGTGAGCTACTTTGTCTGAAATCATGTTTTTGGAATGTGGCTTGGGGACCAGATTTGTAATATGAAATGTTCCTCTGAAAGCTGTTGTTCTCTGCTACAGAGGTACAGATTATGCTGACAGTCCCAGTATCAGAATTCCTaggatgctttttctttctttaaggatTACTGAGTTTTTCTCACCTACCTTGAAAATCATATAACAATAATCACAGAAGAAAATTCCTCAACTAacatacagtattttaaaaaatatgccttTTCTATaacttatgtttgttttttatttgcttgttgggaggttaaaaaaaaaaaaacaacaacctacAGTCAAGTTTAAGCTTCTGACTGCAGACCACTAACAAGTAAGGTTGGAAGCAGCTACCTTAAGTAGTTCAAACTATTCTGGGAGCCAAATAGGAGAAAAGAACAATAATGACATTTTTGGTTTGAAGCAGAGTGTTCAAGAGCATATGTTTTAGTGGCTAATTCTAGGCTGATTTCTAGCATATGTTTTAGTGGCTGTTTAGATGTAGACAGACATGTTAAGGGGATTTTTAATGTATGGTAGAAACACAGTCAACTCTTGATTGTCAAGGTAACTTGTATTTCCAAAGGTGCTTTTTCTGGCTTCCTAACACACTTCTTTCTTTCACCTGACATGCCTCAGCTCATACATGCTCACAAAagcaaattaatattattttattcagcGATTATGAGTAAACATTTTATTAAGTTTCTAAATTCCTAATATGTGCTAAATACTGTGCTGGGCACCAGGGATATTAGGAAACATCTCAAGCGTGAAGTCAAGTTTGCTCCTGTGAGATCTTGTAGTTCACCTTGAAATCAAAGAgccataaaattttatttatttcagctaCTTCCTTCTCCTCTAATACCTGATCAGAAGTTGACTATAAATGGGAAATAGatcctgtttgtttttaatgaagaATTAATAGACATTATGAAcaggaaataaaattctattatacatgcaaaaaaaaaacaaacaaacacagaatGACCAAAAGAAAATTCAGCAAGCAATggtaaaaataacaaattatttaCTGCTTTATAATGTTAAAGTATTTCACCAAGACAAGTTGCAGTCAAATTAATGTGAGTTATggaaaatgaaatacataaagATGTATTTAAACAAGTGCAGACTAAATATTTTCCATACAGGGTatgtaaatgaaaagatatacagTAAGTGCACACTTGATACGACTATGCAGGCAATAGTTAGTTTCAGATACTCTTGGATAGTTCATGCATAAACCTTCCCAAAGTACAAGTTCAGTCAGTCTTTGGGGGGATGTGGAGGGATAATTAAAAAGGACTGAGTTCCTTGCAATATCAGTATAAACCGGATAAGGAAGGGTCGTCAGTTATATATATTACTTACTGTAATTTGTGACTGTCGAGGAAGAGGTGTGGCTGTTGGTGTGATAGTAATACTGCTGGTGACTTTATTGGTTGTTTTGTTTAGTGCCCCATTAGTTAAGCCTTGAGTTCTGTTATCCTGCAGTGGTGTTGAAGGGCTGGCAGGTCTCACGGGGCTGGCTACAGCTTGCATGTAAGGACTTCCTAAGTGAATGTGGATTTTATTATCCTCAGTAGTTATCACACTTGAACTGTTACTATTTGAACGCTGAAACTGCCATGATGACTGCCGGTCAGGGGAGACTCTGAAAATTGCGTGCTTGGCACTGATTTCTATCGGCTCGGGAGAGCGTCCCTGCTCAGGGGAGCTAGCTGAACCAGTAACAGCCAAAACCTGAATAGGTGACATTGTCCTTTCTGGAGTTATGGAACCACAGGACTCTGGGGTCTGTGCCCTGGCAAAGGTTGCCATGGTAATTGGGGACATGCCTTGCTCTAAATTCATCAGGCCTTCAGCAGAGGTTTTTGATTTCACTGGTGTTATGGATGCATTTTGGAGGATGGTGATCCTTTGCTTTGGGGTGCCACAGTTTGGTATCACTGCAGTGCTTGTGTAAGAGTGAGGACTCTCTGTGGTCGGACTTGTGATTTCAAGAGTGGCTGTGTTTTGGACATGGTCTGGAGTAACCTTTATATGAAGTGGTTGCCCAGGTGTGTGGCTTAGGACTAAATCTCCGGGTTGCATGAAGTTGCCATTGGGTTTAGTCTGTATTTTGCCATTCTGAGGATGGCTCTCCTTGGATTTCATCCAAGGAATCCAGAGCTTCCTGTTAACAGGACAGGGAGTGGATGAGTTGCATTTGAAGGAAAGCACAGACTCCTCATCATTAGGGTCCTCATCCTGGTCCTCACTCTCCTCATATAACTGACCATTGATGACAGCTCGTTCCAGAGGAATGAGACTCTTATAATCAGGTGGCTCATTGTCTACTGCTTCTGTTTGAACTTCTTTAGAAAATACTTGAGGGTCAGAGATTCTTCTTCCATTGAGATTGGGCCGGAGGCTCTTACTGAAGTGACGATACCGCTCTAACTCTTTAGTGAGGTTTTCAATCTCTCTTCCTAAATCTCTGTTCCTGTTCTCTTGTTGATTGAGTTTCTTTTGCAGAACTGAATGATCTCCCTGGAGGTGACATATCAGGTCCTCAGTTGCCATGTATTCAtgaattttctctttcagtgcatCCACTTCTCTTGAGAGGTGACCTGACTTAGCTTCTTCTTCTTGAAGCCTTTTGAAAAGCCATTGTTCATGGCTGGACTCTGTCTTTTCTGCTAACTTGTACTTGGCAAGTTCCATTTTAACATGCTCCAGCTCTTCAGATAAAAACTGAGCTTTGTCGCGTTCATTAGCATACCTTCGTTCCAGAGTCTCGTACTCATCTTCAGTTTTCATGAGGTCATCCTCAATGGCTTTCATATCCTTTAACTTCAGTTTCAGTCTCTCCACTTCTTGCGAAAGCTCTTTAATCTTATTGTTCTCTTGGTGTAATGCTGTTGTGGATTTACCAGAATCctgatttaatttgttttttaggaAATCTTTCTCAATTGcttccagggattgaagcctATTTTTCAACACATTAACCTTGGACAGGAgatcatttcctttctcttcctccgctttcagtttgttttttagaTCATCTCTCTCTTTGGTTACACTGTACATTTTTTCTTCCACATCAGTTTTGGACTTCAGTGCCCTTTTAGTTTCCTCAATTAACTTCTCAGTAACTGTTGTCACTTTATTTTGCTCCACTTGGAGCTGAGAAGCAGCAGCTTGTAACTTATCTTCAGTTTGCTTTAATTTTTCACTCATTGTTTTCCGTTCATCTACCAGCATCACAGTCAATGTTTTCAATTTAGTTAAATCCTCTTTTAAGGTGAATTCTGTCTTTTCCAGACGACTTTCAATGGCTTCTAGCTCTTTGATCCTTATCTTTAAACTCTCTAGTTCCTGAGACAGTTGCTTTGTGgtcatcctttctttttctaaattgcaTTTCAGCGAGTAGCATTCTTGTTTGCTTTTGCTgaaagcatcttctaatttttcCAGAGCCATAATCTTTTTATTGAGTTTTTCAACCTCAAGTTTAAAGTCTTTACTCTGTGATGTTTCCTTTTCTAGCCTCTTATTGAGATCTCTGCACTGCTCCTCCATTTTTATGAGCTCTTCATCCTTCCCTTCCATTTCTAGCACACGTTTCCTGAGCTCCTCCACCTCAGTCATGATACTAGAGTTTCCATATTCTCccttgttaattttt
Proteins encoded:
- the FILIP1L gene encoding filamin A-interacting protein 1-like isoform X1; protein product: MRSKSSDKEGSAPEQFPRPGKDHSFQGPEDKKQRQQDKDPTRESDAILPYPKSHSGNGHQGEDLSRDDLLFLLSILEGELQARDEVIGVLKAEKMDLALLEAQYGFVTPKKVLEALQRDAFQAKSAPWQEDIYEKPMNELDKVVEQHKESHRRILEQLLMAEKSHRQTILELEEEKRKHKEYMEKSDEFISLLEQECERLKRLIDQETESREKKEQEKEKRVTALKEELTKLKSFALMVVDEQQRLTAQLALQRQKIQDLTTSAKETHAKLALAEARAQEEEQKATRLENELQTQTTKFHQNQETIMAKLTNEDSQNRQLRQKLAALSRQIDELEETNRSLRKAEEELQDIKEKINKGEYGNSSIMTEVEELRKRVLEMEGKDEELIKMEEQCRDLNKRLEKETSQSKDFKLEVEKLNKKIMALEKLEDAFSKSKQECYSLKCNLEKERMTTKQLSQELESLKIRIKELEAIESRLEKTEFTLKEDLTKLKTLTVMLVDERKTMSEKLKQTEDKLQAAASQLQVEQNKVTTVTEKLIEETKRALKSKTDVEEKMYSVTKERDDLKNKLKAEEEKGNDLLSKVNVLKNRLQSLEAIEKDFLKNKLNQDSGKSTTALHQENNKIKELSQEVERLKLKLKDMKAIEDDLMKTEDEYETLERRYANERDKAQFLSEELEHVKMELAKYKLAEKTESSHEQWLFKRLQEEEAKSGHLSREVDALKEKIHEYMATEDLICHLQGDHSVLQKKLNQQENRNRDLGREIENLTKELERYRHFSKSLRPNLNGRRISDPQVFSKEVQTEAVDNEPPDYKSLIPLERAVINGQLYEESEDQDEDPNDEESVLSFKCNSSTPCPVNRKLWIPWMKSKESHPQNGKIQTKPNGNFMQPGDLVLSHTPGQPLHIKVTPDHVQNTATLEITSPTTESPHSYTSTAVIPNCGTPKQRITILQNASITPVKSKTSAEGLMNLEQGMSPITMATFARAQTPESCGSITPERTMSPIQVLAVTGSASSPEQGRSPEPIEISAKHAIFRVSPDRQSSWQFQRSNSNSSSVITTEDNKIHIHLGSPYMQAVASPVRPASPSTPLQDNRTQGLTNGALNKTTNKVTSSITITPTATPLPRQSQITVSNIYN
- the FILIP1L gene encoding filamin A-interacting protein 1-like isoform X2 is translated as MVVDEQQRLTAQLALQRQKIQDLTTSAKETHAKLALAEARAQEEEQKATRLENELQTQTTKFHQNQETIMAKLTNEDSQNRQLRQKLAALSRQIDELEETNRSLRKAEEELQDIKEKINKGEYGNSSIMTEVEELRKRVLEMEGKDEELIKMEEQCRDLNKRLEKETSQSKDFKLEVEKLNKKIMALEKLEDAFSKSKQECYSLKCNLEKERMTTKQLSQELESLKIRIKELEAIESRLEKTEFTLKEDLTKLKTLTVMLVDERKTMSEKLKQTEDKLQAAASQLQVEQNKVTTVTEKLIEETKRALKSKTDVEEKMYSVTKERDDLKNKLKAEEEKGNDLLSKVNVLKNRLQSLEAIEKDFLKNKLNQDSGKSTTALHQENNKIKELSQEVERLKLKLKDMKAIEDDLMKTEDEYETLERRYANERDKAQFLSEELEHVKMELAKYKLAEKTESSHEQWLFKRLQEEEAKSGHLSREVDALKEKIHEYMATEDLICHLQGDHSVLQKKLNQQENRNRDLGREIENLTKELERYRHFSKSLRPNLNGRRISDPQVFSKEVQTEAVDNEPPDYKSLIPLERAVINGQLYEESEDQDEDPNDEESVLSFKCNSSTPCPVNRKLWIPWMKSKESHPQNGKIQTKPNGNFMQPGDLVLSHTPGQPLHIKVTPDHVQNTATLEITSPTTESPHSYTSTAVIPNCGTPKQRITILQNASITPVKSKTSAEGLMNLEQGMSPITMATFARAQTPESCGSITPERTMSPIQVLAVTGSASSPEQGRSPEPIEISAKHAIFRVSPDRQSSWQFQRSNSNSSSVITTEDNKIHIHLGSPYMQAVASPVRPASPSTPLQDNRTQGLTNGALNKTTNKVTSSITITPTATPLPRQSQITVSNIYN
- the FILIP1L gene encoding filamin A-interacting protein 1-like isoform X3 — protein: MRSKSSDKEGSAPEQFPRPGKDHSFQGPEDKKQRQQDKDPTRESDAILPYPKSHSGNGHQGEDLSRDDLLFLLSILEGELQARDEVIGVLKAEKMDLALLEAQYGFVTPKKVLEALQRDAFQAKSAPWQEDIYEKPMNELDKVVEQHKESHRRILEQLLMAEKSHRQTILELEEEKRKHKEYMEKSDEFISLLEQECERLKRLIDQETESREKKEQEKEKRVTALKEELTKLKSFALMVVDEQQRLTAQLALQRQKIQDLTTSAKETHAKLALAEARAQEEEQKATRLENELQTQTTKFHQNQETIMAKLTNEDSQNRQLRQKLAALSRQIDELEETNRSLRKAEEELQDIKEKINKGEYGNSSIMTEVEELRKRVLEMEGKDEELIKMEEQCRDLNKRLEKETSQSKDFKLEVEKLNKKIMALEKLEDAFSKSKQECYSLKCNLEKERMTTKQLSQELESLKIRIKELEAIESRLEKTEFTLKEDLTKLKTLTVMLVDERKTMSEKLKQTEDKLQAAASQLQVEQNKVTTVTEKLIEETKRALKSKTDVEEKMYSVTKERDDLKNKLKAEEEKGNDLLSKVNVLKNRLQSLEAIEKDFLKNKLNQDSGKSTTALHQENNKIKELSQEVERLKLKLKDMKAIEDDLMKTEDEYETLERRYANERDKAQFLSEELEHVKMELAKYKLAEKTESSHEQWLFKRLQEEEAKSGHLSREVDALKEKIHEYMATEDLICHLQGDHSVLQKKLNQQENRNRDLGREIENLTKELERYRHFSKSLRPNLNGRRISDPQVFSKEVQTEAVDNEPPDYKSLIPLERAVINGQLYEESEDQDEDPNDEESVLSFKCNSSTPCPVNRKLWIPWMKSKESHPQNGKIQTKPNGNFMQPGDLVLSHTPGQPLHIKVTPDHVQNTATLEITSPTTESPHSYTSTAVIPNCGTPKQRITILQNASITPVKSKTSAEGLMNLEQGMSPITMATFARAQTPESCGSITPERTMSPIQVLAVTGSASSPEQGRSPEPIEISAKHAIFRVSPDRQSSWQFQRSNSNSSSVITTEDNKIHIHLGSPYMQAVASPVRPASPSTPLQDNRTQGLTNGALNKTTNKVTSSITITPTATPLPRQSQITIKEVCKQRIPTRIPKPKSTGITKPSPKAPPGPMDKTGCGKLHIIRTVTSNTFLHLGGKR